The following are encoded together in the Phaseolus vulgaris cultivar G19833 chromosome 9, P. vulgaris v2.0, whole genome shotgun sequence genome:
- the LOC137821628 gene encoding polygalacturonase non-catalytic subunit AroGP2-like, whose protein sequence is MNIHFFFCFFLSLSSFHVSLASKDTPLPQTRERINPFSPKASLIRYWNTRVTSKVPIPHFLLAKASPLTPQHYGILNKLLNEKPKPYNPKLHHSLCSSPNLYCSFDDTPNTPTLQRKNDDANFAVYNNKHFANYGTSRVDGVDSFKNYSNGLNANNDAFRRYSDSSTRRGEQFKNYADNGNVANTNFTSYGSAAAQSSSDFNNYDKTVNVPNLGFTTYDSGSSNHKLSFASYGNETNSGAQSFMSYGKRVRGGTSEFTNYASDANILQSEFNNYGDFSTGATNDSFKSYSFNGNNPRNVFKTYSAGSRGSAADNFISYRNRANVGDDTFQSYAARSKSGTAKFTNYGMSFNVGNDSFVEYGKGATGKSSFGFKSYGLGRAFKVYNKNDASFSEYRNFSATSGRVVNKRVEPGKFFRESIMKEGNVIVMPDIRDKMPARSFLPLAIASKLPFSSSRIDEMRELFEAREGSGTERVIVNALRECERAPSRGETKRCVASAEEMIEFAASVLGPSVVVRSTENVNGSGSSVMIGKVYPVDGGKVTKSVSCHQSLYPYLLYYCHSVPQVRVYEADILNVETKENMNHGVAICHLDTSSWGPEHGAFLALGSGPGKIEVCHWIFENDMTWTT, encoded by the exons ATGAACATCCACTTcttcttctgcttcttcttgTCGCTCTCATCTTTCCAT GTTTCTCTAGCAAGTAAGGACACACCTCTGCCCCAAACACGCGAACGCATAAACCCATTCAGTCCCAAAGCCTCACTCATTCGCTATTGGAACACTCGAGTCACTAGTAAGGTTCCAATCCCTCACTTCCTTCTAGCCAAAGCTTCACCTCTTACCCCACAACACTATGGTattctcaacaaacttttaaACGAAAAACCCAAACCCTACAATCCGAAGCTTCACCACTCTCTCTGCTCCTCACCGAACTTATACTGTTCCTTCGACGACACACCAAACACGCCCACACTCCAGCGCAAAAATGACGACGCCAACTTCGCCGTTTACAACAACAAACACTTCGCCAACTACGGCACCTCTCGAGTCGACGGAGTCGATTCTTTCAAAAACTACTCCAACGGCCTAAACGCGAACAACGACGCGTTTCGGAGATACAGCGACTCCTCGACGCGCCGCGGCGAACAGTTCAAGAACTATGCCGATAACGGTAATGTTGCGAATACGAACTTCACCAGCTACGGTTCTGCCGCGGCTCAATCCTCCAGCGACTTCAACAACTACGACAAAACGGTGAACGTTCCCAACCTCGGTTTCACCACCTACGACTCCGGCTCCTCCAATCATAAACTCTCGTTCGCCAGCTACGGCAACGAAACAAACTCCGGTGCGCAATCCTTCATGAGCTACGGAAAACGCGTTCGCGGCGGAACTAGCGAGTTCACGAATTACGCCAGCGACGCCAACATTCTGCAATCGGAGTTCAACAATTACGGCGACTTCAGCACCGGAGCAACCAATGACTCCTTCAAGTCCTACAGCTTCAACGGTAACAATCCGCGGAACGTTTTCAAAACATACAGCGCTGGATCGAGAGGATCCGCCGCCGATAATTTTATCAGTTACCGGAACCGCGCCAATGTCGGCGACGACACGTTCCAAAGCTACGCAGCGAGGTCGAAGTCCGGCACCGCCAAGTTCACGAACTACGGCATGTCGTTTAACGTCGGAAACGACAGTTTCGTGGAGTACGGAAAGGGCGCGACGGGGAAGAGCTCGTTCGGGTTTAAATCTTATGGGTTGGGCCGCGCGTTTAAAGTGTACAACAAAAACGACGCGTCGTTTTCGGAGTATCGGAATTTCAGCGCAACTAGTGGCAGAGTTGTAAATAAGCGGGTGGAGCCAGGTAAATTCTTTAGAGAGTCGATAATGAAGGAAGGGAACGTGATTGTGATGCCTGACATTAGGGATAAAATGCCCGCAAGGTCGTTTTTACCCCTGGCAATTGCCTCGAAATTACCGTTCTCGTCTTCAAGGATTGACGAAATGAGGGAATTGTTCGAGGCGCGGGAGGGGTCTGGGACAGAGCGCGTGATAGTGAACGCGTTGAGGGAATGCGAGAGGGCGCCGAGTCGGGGCGAGACGAAACGGTGCGTTGCGTCTGCAGAAGAAATGATAGAGTTTGCGGCATCGGTGCTGGGTCCCAGTGTTGTGGTGAGGAGCACGGAGAACGTGAACGGTTCAGGATCGAGTGTGATGATTGGTAAGGTCTACCCAGTGGACGGTGGAAAAGTAACCAAATCAGTTTCGTGTCATCAGAGTTTGTACCCTTACTTGCTGTATTATTGCCACAGTGTACCCCAAGTGAGAGTGTATGAAGCTGATATTCTCAACGTGGAGACGAAGGAGAACATGAATCATGGTGTTGCCATCTGTCACCTTGACACGTCATCATGGGGCCCAGAACATGGGGCATTCTTGGCATTGGGGTCAGGCCCTGGCAAAATTGAGGTGTGCCACTGGATTTTCGAGAACGACATGACCTGGACCACATGA
- the LOC137822843 gene encoding transcription factor bHLH168-like — protein MKRRLASASDDSTKLDRKTIERNRRIHMKSLCHQLGSLIPPNLKPPKSKLMLGQQDQLDLAARYIKHMRERIEKLKRQKEKAMSNQSSDRKMLDKNVDTKLPVLELRDLGSGIEVMLVSGLNKTFMLYEVINVLEEEGAEVVTASFSTVGDKIFYVVHAQVKISRVGVETTRVRDRLQEFIAPLEMWPEDM, from the exons ATGAAGAGGAGATTAGCAAGCGCCAGCGATGATTCCACTAAACTTGATCGCAAAACCATCGAAAGAAACCGCAGAATCCACATGAAATCCCTCTGCCATCAGCTTGGTTCTCTTATTCCTCCCAACCTCAAACCACCCAAATCCAAG CTGATGCTAGGGCAGCAGGACCAGCTGGATCTTGCAGCACGGTATATCAAACACATGAGAGAGAGAATAGAGAAATTGAAGAGGCAGAAGGAGAAAGCCATGTCAAACCAAAGCAGCGATAGAAAAATGTTGGATAAAAACGTTGACACCAAGTTGCCGGTACTGGAGCTCAGAGACTTGGGTTCCGGCATCGAAGTGATGCTGGTGAGTGGGTTGAACAAGACATTCATGTTGTACGAAGTAATCAATGTTCTTGAGGAAGAAGGTGCTGAAGTTGTCACAGCAAGCTTCTCAACTGTCGGTGACAAGATATTTTACGTTGTTCACGCTCAG GTTAAAATATCAAGGGTTGGAGTGGAGACCACAAGGGTAAGGGATAGACTTCAAGAATTTATTGCCCCATTAGAAATGTGGCCGGAAGACATGTGA